A DNA window from Patescibacteria group bacterium contains the following coding sequences:
- the rlmN gene encoding 23S rRNA (adenine(2503)-C(2))-methyltransferase RlmN, whose product MQNDLYKYLENLTPLRQKQLRHAVFVNLIDNAEGLTTFSKIEREKIKEEFVFTPFEVLEEQTSRDGSTKWAFKLADGKVIETVLMEFHDGRNTVCVSSQVGCPSGCLFCATGQLGFIRNLSSWEILSQALYAGRKLKAQDKKITNIVFMGMGEPLLNWDNVLPAIKELNDPDYFNLGRRHMTLSTCGPIAGLEKFIEAETGVTLAISLHAPNQILREKLMPIARSNKLPDLVNILDKYVRSTHKRVSYEYLLLDGVNDTDQSAIELANLLKGKLAFVNLIVFNPIEKSAFSPSKRDRVDRFREILERNHIEVTVRVSLGDEISAACGQLAGEKS is encoded by the coding sequence ATGCAGAATGATCTATACAAATACTTAGAGAATTTAACACCGCTTCGACAAAAGCAATTGCGGCACGCTGTTTTTGTCAATTTAATTGACAACGCTGAGGGCTTAACTACATTTTCCAAAATCGAGCGAGAGAAAATCAAAGAAGAATTCGTTTTCACTCCTTTTGAAGTTCTAGAGGAACAAACTTCTCGCGATGGCTCGACCAAGTGGGCGTTCAAACTAGCGGACGGTAAAGTGATCGAAACAGTGCTGATGGAATTTCATGACGGTCGCAACACCGTCTGCGTCTCTTCTCAGGTTGGCTGTCCGTCTGGTTGTCTCTTCTGCGCTACTGGTCAGCTTGGGTTTATCCGAAATTTGTCTAGTTGGGAAATACTGAGTCAAGCTCTATACGCCGGTAGGAAATTGAAAGCTCAGGACAAGAAGATTACCAATATCGTATTTATGGGTATGGGCGAGCCACTTCTGAATTGGGACAACGTCTTGCCTGCGATCAAAGAATTGAATGACCCAGATTATTTCAATCTTGGCAGACGTCACATGACTCTCTCGACCTGCGGACCCATCGCGGGGTTGGAGAAATTTATCGAAGCCGAGACCGGCGTGACTTTGGCTATCAGTTTGCATGCACCAAACCAAATTTTGAGGGAAAAGCTGATGCCGATCGCCAGAAGCAATAAGCTTCCAGATCTCGTAAATATACTTGACAAGTATGTCCGCTCGACACACAAGCGAGTGAGCTATGAATATCTCTTGCTGGACGGCGTGAATGACACTGATCAGTCTGCGATTGAATTGGCAAATTTGCTCAAAGGCAAGCTAGCTTTTGTAAATCTGATAGTCTTCAACCCGATTGAAAAGTCCGCCTTTTCTCCCAGCAAACGCGACCGGGTGGATCGATTTCGAGAGATACTGGAGCGGAATCATATCGAAGTGACAGTGCGAGTCAGCCTAGGCGATGAAATATCAGCTGCCTGCGGCCAACTGGCCGGCGAGAAAAGTTAA